The Deinococcus wulumuqiensis R12 genome has a window encoding:
- the sufC gene encoding Fe-S cluster assembly ATPase SufC → MTQPHQIEIRNLHATVGDKEILKGINLVVPRGELHAIMGPNGNGKSTLAKVIVGDPEYTVTEGEVLVDGQNILEMEPDERARLGVFLAFQYPVEIPGVTIANFLRLAMQARKGEGEEVSFTEFYGKLKKALDVLEWDESIVERYLNEGMSGGEKKRNEILQMLMLEPNYIIMDETDSGLDVDALKIVAKGVNSMRGENLGGLIITHYQRLLDYIVPDQVHIIVNGRVVESGGPELAKKLDAEGYDWVKELATA, encoded by the coding sequence ATGACCCAACCTCACCAGATCGAAATCCGCAACCTGCACGCCACCGTCGGCGACAAGGAGATTCTCAAGGGCATCAACCTCGTGGTGCCGCGCGGCGAACTGCACGCCATCATGGGGCCGAACGGCAACGGCAAGAGCACCCTCGCCAAGGTGATCGTCGGTGACCCCGAGTACACCGTCACCGAGGGCGAAGTGCTGGTGGACGGCCAGAACATCCTGGAAATGGAACCCGACGAACGCGCCCGCCTCGGCGTGTTCCTGGCCTTCCAGTACCCGGTCGAGATTCCCGGCGTGACCATCGCCAACTTCCTGCGCCTGGCGATGCAGGCCCGCAAAGGTGAGGGTGAAGAGGTCAGCTTTACCGAGTTCTACGGCAAGCTGAAGAAGGCCCTGGACGTACTGGAATGGGACGAAAGCATCGTGGAGCGCTACCTGAACGAAGGGATGTCGGGCGGCGAGAAGAAGCGCAACGAAATCCTTCAAATGCTGATGCTGGAACCCAACTACATCATCATGGACGAGACCGACTCGGGCCTGGACGTGGACGCGCTCAAGATCGTCGCCAAGGGCGTGAACTCCATGCGCGGCGAGAACCTGGGCGGCCTCATCATCACCCACTACCAGCGCCTGCTGGACTACATCGTTCCCGACCAGGTTCACATCATCGTGAACGGTCGCGTCGTCGAGTCGGGCGGCCCCGAGCTGGCCAAGAAGCTGGACGCCGAAGGCTACGACTGGGTGAAAGAGCTGGCGACGGCTTAA
- the rpsH gene encoding 30S ribosomal protein S8: MLSDPIADMLTRIRNATRTHKETVDIPASKFKEELAKLLVREGYVQSVERTRPEGQKFDVLRVTLKYGDKREQVIKHIERISRPGRRAYVSAENLPRIQRGLGVAVVSTSKGLLPDREARQQGVGGEVICVLW, encoded by the coding sequence ATGTTGAGTGATCCCATCGCAGATATGCTGACGCGCATCCGCAACGCGACGCGCACGCATAAGGAAACCGTGGACATCCCGGCTTCCAAGTTCAAGGAAGAACTCGCCAAGCTGCTCGTACGCGAAGGCTACGTTCAGAGCGTTGAGCGCACCCGTCCCGAAGGCCAGAAGTTCGACGTGCTGCGCGTGACCCTCAAGTACGGTGACAAGCGCGAGCAGGTCATCAAGCACATCGAGCGCATCAGCCGCCCTGGCCGCCGCGCTTATGTCAGCGCCGAGAACCTGCCCCGCATTCAGCGCGGCCTGGGTGTGGCTGTGGTGTCCACCAGCAAGGGCCTGCTGCCTGACCGTGAAGCCCGCCAGCAAGGTGTGGGCGGCGAAGTCATCTGCGTCCTCTGGTAA
- the rplF gene encoding 50S ribosomal protein L6, producing the protein MSRIGRQPIAVPSGVTVNAQDGVFSVKGPKGELTVPYNTELSIKQDGDQLIVERPSDAQKHRALHGLTRTLVANAVKGVSDGYTINLELRGVGFRAKLAGKALELTIGYSHPVVIDPPAGVTFAVPEPTRIDVSGIDKQLVGQVAANVRKVRKPDAYHGKGVRFVGEQISLKAGKAGATGGKGKK; encoded by the coding sequence ATGTCCCGTATCGGTAGACAACCCATCGCCGTGCCCAGCGGCGTGACCGTGAACGCCCAGGACGGCGTGTTCAGCGTCAAGGGTCCCAAAGGTGAGCTGACGGTTCCCTACAACACGGAACTCAGCATCAAGCAAGACGGCGATCAGCTGATCGTCGAGCGTCCCAGCGACGCCCAGAAGCACCGCGCCCTGCACGGCCTGACCCGCACCCTGGTCGCCAACGCCGTGAAAGGTGTGAGCGACGGCTACACCATCAACCTCGAACTGCGTGGCGTGGGTTTCCGTGCCAAGCTCGCGGGCAAGGCGCTCGAACTGACCATCGGTTACAGCCACCCCGTCGTGATCGACCCCCCCGCGGGCGTGACCTTCGCTGTGCCCGAGCCGACCCGCATCGACGTGAGCGGCATCGACAAGCAGCTCGTCGGTCAGGTTGCGGCCAACGTCCGCAAGGTGCGTAAACCCGACGCCTACCACGGCAAGGGTGTGCGTTTCGTCGGCGAACAGATCTCGCTCAAGGCCGGTAAAGCTGGTGCGACCGGCGGGAAAGGGAAGAAATAA
- the sufB gene encoding Fe-S cluster assembly protein SufB translates to MTVNPEASQINKEYEYGWSNPEKYAIKAPKGLSREVVEMISKAKDEPQWMLDFRLKALEIFYSKPMPTWGADLSGLNLDEIYYYIKPEGFNARSWDDVPEDVKVTFERLGIPEAERAALAGVGAQYESEMVYHNLKEEWEKLGVVFLSIEDGMRQYPDLFREHFATIVPPEDNKFAAVNSAVWSGGSFVYVPKGVKVDIPLQTYFRINAESSGQFERTLIIIDEGAQAHYIEGCTAPAYNADSFHSGVIEIVVKEGARFRYSTIQNWSHNVYNLVTQRAAVYGNGVMEWVDGNLGSKVTMKYPACYLLEEGARGEVLSIAMAGRGQHQDAGAKIVHFAPHTSGTIVSKSISKDSGRSSYRGLVKIYEGAKGSKTNVECDALLLDEEARTDTYPYIEIEEKDASVGHEATVSKINDEQILYLQSRGLSEDEAAGLIVRGFIEPIAKELPLEYAVELNRLIELEMEGSVG, encoded by the coding sequence ATGACTGTCAATCCCGAAGCAAGTCAGATCAACAAAGAGTACGAGTACGGCTGGAGCAACCCCGAAAAGTACGCCATCAAGGCGCCCAAGGGCCTGAGCCGCGAAGTCGTGGAGATGATCAGCAAGGCCAAGGACGAGCCGCAGTGGATGCTGGACTTCCGCCTCAAGGCGCTGGAGATCTTCTACAGCAAGCCCATGCCCACCTGGGGCGCTGACCTGAGCGGCCTGAACCTCGACGAGATCTACTACTACATCAAGCCCGAAGGCTTCAACGCCCGCTCGTGGGATGACGTGCCCGAGGACGTGAAAGTCACCTTCGAGCGCCTGGGCATCCCCGAGGCCGAACGCGCTGCGCTGGCCGGCGTGGGCGCGCAGTACGAGAGTGAAATGGTGTACCACAACCTCAAAGAGGAGTGGGAGAAGCTCGGCGTGGTGTTCCTGTCCATCGAGGACGGCATGCGCCAGTACCCCGACCTGTTCCGCGAGCACTTCGCCACCATCGTGCCGCCCGAGGACAACAAGTTCGCGGCGGTCAACTCGGCGGTGTGGTCGGGCGGCTCGTTCGTGTACGTGCCCAAGGGCGTCAAGGTGGATATTCCCCTCCAGACGTACTTCCGCATCAACGCCGAGAGCAGCGGCCAGTTCGAGCGCACCCTCATCATCATCGATGAGGGCGCGCAGGCCCACTACATCGAGGGCTGCACCGCGCCCGCCTACAACGCCGACTCCTTCCACTCCGGCGTGATCGAGATCGTGGTGAAGGAAGGCGCACGCTTCCGCTACTCCACCATTCAGAACTGGAGCCACAACGTCTACAACCTGGTGACCCAGCGCGCCGCCGTGTATGGCAATGGCGTGATGGAGTGGGTGGACGGCAACCTGGGCAGCAAGGTGACCATGAAGTACCCCGCCTGCTACCTCCTCGAAGAAGGCGCACGGGGCGAGGTGCTGAGCATCGCCATGGCCGGACGCGGGCAGCACCAGGACGCGGGCGCGAAAATCGTCCACTTCGCCCCGCACACCAGCGGCACGATCGTGTCCAAGAGCATTTCCAAGGACTCGGGCCGCAGCTCTTACCGTGGCCTCGTGAAGATCTACGAAGGCGCGAAGGGCAGCAAGACCAACGTGGAATGTGACGCGCTGCTGCTGGATGAAGAAGCCCGCACCGACACTTACCCCTACATCGAGATTGAAGAAAAAGACGCCAGCGTGGGCCACGAAGCCACGGTGTCCAAAATCAACGACGAGCAGATCCTGTACCTGCAAAGCCGGGGCCTGAGCGAAGACGAAGCGGCGGGCCTGATCGTGCGCGGCTTCATTGAGCCGATTGCCAAGGAACTGCCGCTTGAATACGCGGTGGAGCTGAACCGCCTGATTGAGCTTGAGATGGAAGGGAGCGTCGGGTAA
- the rplR gene encoding 50S ribosomal protein L18, which yields MATATTIRRKLRTRRKVRTTTVASGRPRLSVYRSSKHIYAQIIDDSQGQTLAAASSAALKSGNKTDTAAAVGKALAQAAQEKGIKQVVFDRGSYKYHGRVKALADAAREGGLDF from the coding sequence ATGGCCACCGCTACGACCATCCGTCGCAAGCTGCGGACCCGCCGCAAGGTACGCACGACCACTGTCGCCAGTGGCCGCCCGCGCCTGAGCGTCTACCGTTCCAGCAAGCACATCTACGCCCAGATCATCGACGACAGCCAGGGCCAGACCCTCGCTGCCGCCAGCAGCGCCGCCCTGAAGTCGGGCAACAAGACCGACACCGCCGCCGCTGTGGGCAAGGCACTCGCCCAGGCCGCCCAGGAAAAGGGCATCAAGCAGGTTGTTTTTGACCGTGGTTCGTACAAGTACCACGGACGCGTGAAGGCGCTGGCTGACGCCGCGCGGGAGGGTGGCCTTGACTTCTAA
- the rpsN gene encoding 30S ribosomal protein S14, with translation MANKSKLAKQKQREKTVAKYAAKRAELKAAGDYYGLSQLPRDASPTRLHNRCEFTGRPRGYVRFFGVSRIVLREMAHRGELPGVKKASW, from the coding sequence ATGGCGAACAAGAGCAAGCTTGCCAAGCAGAAGCAGCGCGAAAAGACGGTGGCCAAGTACGCCGCCAAGCGCGCTGAACTCAAGGCTGCGGGCGACTACTACGGCCTGAGCCAGCTGCCGCGCGACGCCAGCCCCACCCGGCTGCACAACCGCTGCGAGTTCACGGGCCGTCCCCGTGGCTACGTCCGGTTTTTCGGCGTGAGCCGCATCGTGCTGCGCGAAATGGCCCACCGCGGCGAACTGCCCGGCGTCAAGAAAGCCAGCTGGTAA
- the rpsE gene encoding 30S ribosomal protein S5: protein MTSNRRNDRMESSEFEEKMLFVNRTSKTYQGGRRFRFAALVILGDRNGRVGMGIGKAKEVPVAIEKAKAVARKNMITVPVENGTIPHEIVGENSTSRVLLKPAGPGTGVIAGTVPRSIAELAGITNMLSKELGSRNKVNVAYAVFDGFKNLRTAKQVRALRGTEAPMGRSAASEASEGQAAMGGTQ from the coding sequence TTGACTTCTAACCGTCGCAACGACCGTATGGAGAGCAGCGAGTTCGAAGAGAAGATGCTCTTCGTCAACCGCACCTCCAAGACCTACCAGGGCGGGCGCCGCTTCCGCTTCGCCGCCCTCGTGATCCTCGGCGACCGCAACGGTCGCGTGGGCATGGGCATCGGCAAGGCCAAGGAAGTGCCGGTCGCTATCGAAAAGGCGAAAGCCGTGGCCCGCAAGAACATGATCACCGTGCCCGTGGAAAACGGCACCATTCCCCACGAAATCGTGGGCGAAAACAGCACCAGCCGCGTGCTGCTCAAGCCCGCAGGCCCCGGTACCGGCGTGATCGCGGGCACCGTGCCCCGCTCGATCGCCGAACTTGCCGGCATCACCAACATGCTGTCCAAGGAACTCGGCAGCCGCAACAAGGTGAACGTCGCCTACGCCGTGTTCGACGGCTTCAAGAACCTGCGCACCGCCAAGCAGGTCCGTGCTCTGCGCGGCACCGAAGCGCCCATGGGCCGCAGCGCTGCCAGCGAAGCCAGTGAGGGTCAGGCGGCGATGGGAGGTACCCAGTGA